A genome region from Mastacembelus armatus chromosome 8, fMasArm1.2, whole genome shotgun sequence includes the following:
- the LOC113141060 gene encoding interferon-induced very large GTPase 1-like isoform X1, giving the protein MEVENQTGGESEMRSTPDTSDKLDELEENDNKSKSDSLDEPEAAQPQQTDGNIGGESEATSRPSASHEPAGDADGVRDVKTESSTDISDRPAEESETLMETSPTSQSVSTNTNKMIPELTLALVGDTNSIEIGSKNILLDNDEQTNVEQFSSRLYDLCGRHISVINMLGPQNIDQFPLNRGIHAFLLLIPNGLHHSHYSSVQWLENTFGKRCLSYVMTVLTHKPDENCENALTELRSNSSLVEKRHHTCTKSVMDENELIVLLEKLDLMVSENDPPCYSRLMFDENKEQKKLLQHKTSEDQRINSSVFQQHQTVAEMEKTSEKKTKSDSLDEPEAAQPQQIDGNIGGESEATSRPSASHEPGTSDVSGNKSRQSLEISEEINRKKQNQRETETLLSRLHLPHKHQHKLSPADFLKIGPAVKQDHETTERDLAHTFVKRLMMLDYRARYIPVRQDTSQPDPVCDTVNTDDNNLDAFLFSTSVDSDQSKQTHIHPMDVQMAAFHCSDSFLKQKMITKLSQCQYALPLLVPDPVTADIECPLWTFRQIIKTWKGTQTKDNTTTVTMKSLPIYKAQTPMVAFFRLGSLSVSKSQLINTLINSRHSTFFHRNCPGSTKSRHLMDGVVEIAWYCPAGKPNDAFTDCITFCNLHGDALSTEKQRHILTEQSSVTVVLVPTLDKSQKSTSVITDLYKSQKPLIILIADSDCGAVQMGGMYKMGLKDRNQSDVSEELKTIIGKILSGPHKSFQLETMTKVSGVRVDEEDKVCQKGKNAAMEIMNLFQRMDVSNIKDKFLPCQGELWHDWCRINKEQYRLRGNIEKEKCAKQQQLMQIRQKQCTVSCGQLMKLFIKSLSSFSPTEKEYFLKWTQILIDAVSTDDLSSILQSYDEKWSEVLALKRKQDKSDQLTSKQAELEQISKKLQSATFGLEHIFREMGQIYEAHKSLQEPTNWLQPDWSKYPELAAELMISGHPMELMDGDAGHVPLTWISSLLDQVIRKLGDKMVFVLSVLGVQSSGKSTMLNAMFGLQFAVSSGRCTKGAFMQLVKLSEEIQKDFQCDYILVVDTEGLRALELAGNTTLHHDNELATFVVGLGNMTLINIFGENPAEMQDVLQIVVQAFMRMKKVKLSPSCVFVHQNVTDVAAAEKNMDGKRRLLEKLDQMAQLAAKEEVCDAKCFSDIIAFDVQKEVKYFAQLWEGSPPMAPPNPDYSEKVQELKATILFKASQSAVVTLSQFKAKIQDLWKALLNEQFVFSFKNTLEIAVYRKLEVQYGNWTWDLRSNMLTIENQLYTRIENGKLDKVELNDLFKEMSKTYTEIKKEMTEYFENDTDKEMLVQWRGRFENKIKEFHEDLVSDGKRKLDEVLQQKIACKKVEEKKTEFENKLLQKSKELAHQLKDKAKDEEELKKHFDSVWSVWVQELTADTKPIADINLVNDQVDILLELGFEWGLINESKTSGKYKSIRRLGDYSDYVSFTKHKDDCDSSQQSQNKQMEKDRKQGTVGKMVEYFSKTGTKITSYFKSLQHEDQKAIRSLIDHVEKQSLDVIKNKPVATRGYRSTYLQEMANNVKEKVAEFESKWKYALKKEFTVDLILYVFHRAEPWLSEAHRKYKANNDVVTYVENKQTQNYNIFRSFCKGNSSAVVLGELICEKLKVSAVQAVCNKTAIDLAGEMKCTFPAFNGNRLNLEKHVLKSLAEEEDFNGFINYIRQPKSQVETFIRAEVKKYIFTEHKDKALDILRKNVDVINKLVSQALFTATDRVKTQRGDTDRWMEEFSSLLKDHLTFETICCQNFSDIERFDFLKEAIERGLESISQEMKNLSLDKINESRQKPDQILIDQLCKCCWVTCPFCAAVCTNTLENHSPDKHNVPFHRPSGIKGWHFRGTVELDIDFCTTNVASDGSFYPHHDSETSIPYKQYQTAGEEYATWQITPDESKMKYWKWFVCQFEKDIEHYYGLKFEGRGEIPCEWRNYTKEEAIKSLDEMCDL; this is encoded by the exons ATGGAGGTTGAGAAccaaacaggaggagagagtGAAATGAGATCCACACCTGATACAAgtgacaaat TAGATGAGTTGgaagaaaatgacaacaaatcCAAG TCTGATTCACTGGATGAACCTGAAGCTGCACAACCACAGCAGACTGATGGAAACATAGGAGGAGAATCTGAAGCCACATCTAGACCATCTGCATCACATGAGCCAG CAGGAGACGCTGATGGAGTCAGAGACGTTAAGACTGAAAGCAGCACTGACATTAGTGATCGACCTGCAGAGGAGAGTGAAACACTGATGGAGACAAGTCCAACATCTCAGAGTGTTTCTACAAACACCAACAAAA TGATCCCTGAGCTCACACTGGCGTTGGTTGGTGACACAAACTCTATAGAGATTGgatcaaaaaacattttacttgaCAATGATGAACAAACAAATGTGGAACAGTTTTCATCCAGACTGTATGATTTGTGTGGCCGCCACATCTCTGTCATTAACATGCTCGGTCCACAAAACATTGACCAATTCCCATTAAATCGGGGGATTCATGCCTTTCTCTTACTGATACCAAATGGGCTGCATCACAGCCATTACAGCTCAGTGCAGTGGTTAGAAAACACTTTTGGGAAAAGATGCCTTTCTTATGTGATGACAGTTTTGACTCATAAACCagatgaaaactgtgaaaatgccTTGACAGAGCTGAGGTCCAACAGTAGTTTGGTTGAAAAAAGACACCACACATGTACAAAAAGTGTGATGGATGAAAACGAGCTGATAGTTCTGTTGGAAAAACTCGACCTCATGGTCTCTGAAAACGATCCACCCTGCTACAGTAGACTGATgtttgatgaaaacaaagagcagaaaaaactGCTGCAACACAAAACCAGTGAAGACCAAAGGATCAAttcctcagtgtttcagcaaCATCAAACAG tagcagagatggagaaaacaagtgaaaaaaagaCTAAG TCTGATTCACTGGATGAACCTGAAGCTGCACAACCACAGCAGATTGATGGAAACATAGGAGGAGAATCTGAAGCCACATCTAGACCATCTGCATCACATGAGCCAG GTACCTCAGATGTGAGTGGAAACAAGAGCAGG CAGTCATTGGAGATTTCTGAAGAAATcaacaggaagaaacaaaatCAGAGAGAAACTGAAACTCTGCTCAGCAGACTtcaccttccacacaaacatcagCACAAGTTGTCTCCAGCAGACTTTCTTAAAATAGGCCCCGCTGTTAAACAGGACCATGAGACAACTGAGAGAGATCTAGCTCATACTTTTGTTAAGAGGCTGATGATGTTAGACTACAGAGCCAGATATATTCCTGTAAGACAGGACACTTCACAGCCTGATCCAGTCTGTGACACTGTCAACACTGATGACAACAACCTagatgcttttcttttcagcaccaGTGTAGACTCTGATCAGTCCAAACAGACTCACATCCATCCGATGGACGTTCAAATGGCAGCATTTCACTGCTCAGACAGCTTCCTTAAGCAGAAAATGATTACAAAACTATCACAGTGTCAGTACGCCTTACCTTTACTTGTTCCTGACCCAGTCACAGCAGATATCGAGTGTCCTCTGTGGACATTCAgacaaataattaaaacatggaAGGGAACTCAAACCAAAGACAACACAACCACTGTCACCATGAAGAGTTTGCCCATCTACAAAGCTCAGACACCCATGGTGGCTTTTTTCCGCCTGGGTTCATTATCGGTGTCTAAATCTCAGCTGATAAACACTTTGATCAACTCGCGTCACAGCACCTTCTTCCACAGAAACTGTCCAGGTAGCACCAAATCTCGCCATCTGATGGATGGTGTTGTAGAGATTGCCTGGTACTGTCCTGCTGGAAAACCCAACGATGCCTTCACTGACTGCATCACCTTCTGTAACCTTCATGGTGATGCTCTGTCGACTGAGAAACAGCGCCACATACTGACTGAACAATCTTCAGTCACTGTTGTTCTTGTTCCAACTTTGGACAAAAGCCAGAAAAGCACTTCAGTCATCACAGACCTGTACAAATCTCAGAAGCCTCTCATTATTCTCATTGCTGATAGTGACTGTGGTGCAGTTCAGATGGGGGGAATGTACAAAATGGGTCTAAAGGACCGAAACCAGTCAGACGTTTCTGAAGAACTGAAAACAATCATTGGGAAGATTTTGTCTGGACCACATAAATCCTTCCAGCTTGAAACCATGACCAAGGTCTCTGGAGTCAGAGTGGACGAAGAAGACAAAGTCTgccaaaaagggaaaaatgctGCAATGGAAATCATGAATTTATTTCAGAGGATGGATGTTTCAAATATCAAAGATAAATTCCTCCCCTGTCAAGGTGAACTGTGGCATGACTGGTGCAGAATAAACAAAGAACAGTATCGCCTCAGAGGAAACATCGAGAAGGAGAAATGTGCAAAGCAACAGCAACTGATGCAAATACGACAAAAACAATGCACTGTCTCCTGTGGTCAACTGATGAAGCTGTTCATTAAAAGCCTCTCATCATTCTCACCAACAGAAAAAGAGTATTTCCTGAAATGGACTCAGATCCTGATAGATGCTGTCTCAACAGACGATCTCTCTTCAATTCTCCAAAGCTATGATGAAAAGTGGTCAGAGGTCTTGGCTCTGAAGAGGAAACAGGACAAATCTGATCAGTTAACAAGCAAACAAGCAGAGCTTGAACAAATATCCAAAAAACTGCAGTCAGCGACTTTTGGCCTGGAGCACATCTTTAGAGAAATGGGACAGATCTATGAAGCCCATAAATCTCTGCAGGAACCAACAAACTGGCTTCAGCCTGACTGGTCCAAATATCCTGAGCTGGCTGCAGAGCTGATGATATCAGGACACCCGATGGAGCTGATGGATGGGGATGCTGGTCATGTGCCTTTAACATGGATCTCTAGCCTTTTGGATCAGGTCATCAGGAAACTGGGCGACAAGATGGTTTTTGTGTTGTCAGTTTTGGGCGTCCAAAGCAGTGGAAAGTCAACCATGCTGAATGCCATGTTTGGACTGCAGTTTGCAGTGAGCTCTGGCAGGTGCACCAAAGGTGCCTTCATGCAGCTGGTCAAACTGTCAGAGGAGATCCAGAAAGACTTCCAGTGTGACTACATCCTGGTGGTGGACACTGAAGGACTGCGCGCTCTTGAGCTGGCAGGTAACACCACTCTTCACCACGACAATGAACTGGCAACATTTGTTGTTGGTCTGGGAAACATGACACTGATCAACATCTTTGGAGAGAATCCAGCTGAGATGCAGGATGTTCTGCAGATTGTTGTTCAGGCTTTCATGCGGATGAAGAAAGTGAAACTTTCTCcaagttgtgtgtttgttcaccAGAATGTTACAGATgttgcagctgcagagaaaaacatggaTGGAAAGAGACGACTACTAGAAAAACTGGACCAGATGGCCCAACTAGCAGCCAAAGAGGAGGTTTGTGATGCCAAGTGTTTCAGTGACATCATTGCATTTGATGTGCAAaaagaagtgaaatattttgCCCAACTGTGGGAGGGAAGTCCACCAATGGCTCCTCCAAATCCAGATTATAGTGAGAAGGTCCAAGAGCTAAAGGCCACAATCCTCTTTAAAGCTTCCCAGTCTGCTGTAGTGACTCTCTCACAGTTTAAAGCCAAAATTCAGGACCTGTGGAAAGCCCTGTTGAatgaacagtttgttttcagcttcaaaaacacactggaaattgcagtgtacagaaaactTGAGGTCCAGTACGGGAACTGGACCTGGGACCTGAGAAGCAACATGTTAACCATTGAAAACCAGCTTTATACCAGAATTGAAAATGGAAAACTTGACAAAGTTGAACTCAATGatctttttaaagaaatgagCAAAACCTACACAGAAATCAAAAAAGAGATGACAGAGTACTTTGAGAatgacacagacaaagaaatgttGGTTCAGTGGCGAGGCCgatttgaaaacaaaatcaaggaGTTTCATGAAGACCTGGTGAGTGACGGGAAAAGAAAACTGGATGAAGTTCTCCAGCAGAAGATTGCTTGTAAAAAggtagaagaaaagaaaacagagtttGAGAACAAGCTGCTGCAGAAGAGCAAAGAGCTCGCTCATCAGTTAAAGGACAAAGCcaaagatgaagaggaacttAAAAAACACTTTGACTCTGTTTGGAGCGTCTGGGTTCAGGAACTAACTGCAGATACAAAACCTATTGCTGACATCAACTTGGTCAATGACCAGGTCGACATCCTTCTAGAGCTCGGATTTGAATGGGGTCTTATCAATGAATCTAAAACAAGTGgcaaatataaaagtataagaAGACTTGGGGATTACAGTGATTATGTGTCCTTCACCAAACACAAAGACGACTGTGACAGTAGCCAACAAtctcaaaacaaacagatggaaaaagatAGGAAGCAGGGGACAGTTGGAAAAATGGttgaatatttttcaaaaacaggTACAAAAATCACAAGTTACTTCAAGTCTCTTCAGCATGAAGACCAAAAGGCCATCAGATCCCTGATTGACCATGTTGAAAAACAGTCTCTTGATGTAATTAAGAACAAACCTGTAGCTACAAGAGGATACAGATCCACTTACTTACAAGAAATGGCCAACAATGTGAAAGAAAAGGTGGCAGAATTTGAGTCAAAGTGGAAATATGCTCTGAAGAAGGAGTTTACAGTTGAtctcatactgtatgtgtttcacAGAGCTGAGCCTTGGCTTTCAGAGGCCCACAGGAAATACAAAGCAAACAATGATGTTGTCACTTatgtggaaaacaagcaaacacagaACTACAACATTTTCAGAAGCTTCTGCAAAGGAAACTCATCAGCTGTTGTGCTTGGAGAACTGATCTGTGAAAAACTGAAGGTCTCTGCTGTTCAGGCTGTCTGCAACAAGACTGCCATTGATCTGGCTGGAGAGATGAAGTGCACTTTCCCAGCATTCAATGGGAACAGGCTGAACTTGGAGAAACATGTGTTGAAGTCACTGGCAGAGGAAGAGGACTTCAATGGTTTCATCAACTACATCCGACAACCAAAGAGCCAGGTAGAGACTTTTATACGAGCAGAAGTAAAGAAATACATCTTTACAGAGCACAAAGATAAAGCGCTGGATATACTCAGGAAAAATGTTGATGTCATCAATAAACTTGTGAGTCAGGCTTTATTCACTGCAACAGACAGAGTCAAAACtcagagaggagacacagacaggtggaTGGAGGAATTTTCCAGTTTGCTAAAAGATCATCTGACATTTGAGACCATTTGCTGTCAAAACTTCAGTGACATAGAACGTTTTGACTTTCTGAAAGAAGCGATAGAGAGAGGCCTTGAATCCATCAGTCAAGAGATGAAGAACCTCTCACTGGATAAGATCAATGAATCCAGGCAGAAGCCTGATCAGATCCTCATTGATCAGCTGTGTAAATGCTGCTGGGTGACTTGTCCTTTCTGTGCCGCTGTTTGTACCAACACTCTGGAAAATCACAGTCCTGATAAACACAATGTTCCTTTTCATCGCCCCTCTGGGATTAAAGGATGGCACTTCAGAGGCACAGTGGAGCTGGACATTGATTTCTGCACAACAAACGTTGCAAGTGATGGAAGTTTCTACCCACATCATGATTCAGAAACCAGCATTCCTTATAAACAATATCAAACTGCTGGGGAGGAATATGCTACGTGGCAAATTACTCCTGATGAGTCCAAGATGAAATACTGGAAGTGGTTTGTGTGTCAATTTGAAAAGGACATTGAACATTACTATGGTCTAAAGTTTGAGGGCAGAGGAGAAATTCCCTGCGAGTGGAGAAACTACACAAAAGAAGAAGCTATTAAAAGTCTGGATGAAATGTGTGATCTGTGA